The segment CCCGCCACGAACAGTCCGACCACCTGACTGTCCTGATCCGCTGACTCAGCCGGCATCGAACCCAGCGGTAGCCCGGAATCAGCCGAGGGATGTGGACGACGGCGATAGCTCATGGTCGATGGATGTCAGACCCATCTCTGACAGAGTGCGGAATCGCGTGCGGGTTCCGCTGGGGAACGAAATCGTTCGGCTGCGCGTGCGGCGAGCCACGCCGGACGTTGGACGTGCGGATTGCGCGCCTGCTCCGCCGTAAAGTTGCAGTTCGCGGCGGTGATCCCGGCGTTCCCGGCGGGTCCGGCAAGGAGCGCCATTTCTTAAGCAACCGCGCTCAACCGCTTGTGCACAGCGCGTCGTTCCCGGCACGACGGTAGCTTGGCCACGGCCATGAAACCCACGCACACCAGACCCGAAATGACGCTGATCACCGGCGCATCGAGTGGAATCGGACTGGCCTTGGCCCGCGAATTCGCTCGCCACGGGCACCCGCTGGCGATCGTCGCGCCGGTCGAGCCCGAATTGCACGAGATCGCCGCGAAGTTGACCGCTGAGTTTGGCGTCACCGTGCTGCCGATCGCCAAGGATCTCGCGCAGGAGACGGCCGCGGACGAGATCTTCGATGCGCTGATCAACGCGGGCGTATCGATCGAGATCCTGGTCAACAACGCCGGCTTGGGTCAGCGGGGAAATTTCTGGGAGACGCCGCTCGACCGCGACATCGAGATCTTGCGCGTCAACATCGAAGCGGCCCTTCGGCTGACGAAACGGTTTCTCTCACCGATGATCGAGCGCAAGCGCGGCCGGATCCTCAACACCGCCTCGATCGCCGGATTCGAGCCGGGGCCGTTGCTGGCGGTTTATCATGCCTCGAAGGCCTTCGTGCTTTCGTGGTCCGAGGCGCTCGCGACCGAACTGCAGGATGCCGACAGCGGTGTCACGCTTACCACGCTGTGCCCCGGGCCGGTCGACACGGACTTCTTCCCCAAAGCGGACATGGTTGACACGAAGGTTTTTCAAAAGGGGAACGTGATGAGCCCGCAGGAAGTCGCCGAGACGGCCTACGAGGCGTTGATGAAAGGCGAGCGCGTGATCGTGCCCGGTGCGATGAACAAGGCGATTGTCGCGGGGCGGCGGATGATGCCGATTTCGGCGCAAGCCCGGATGAACGAGAAGATGTATGAGGAAGTCGCACCGGAAGACCGCAAACGCGAGCGGGGTGACATTGAAGAAAAAGAAGCAGCCCGCCGCGGCGAATGATCGCGCCTTAGCGCACTGAACCAAAACCACCCGGGGAGTTCGCATGGAGCCAACACCCGACCAGAAGAAACGCGAGAGCAGCGCCAAGCCGAAGAGCGGGAAAACCGACGGCCGCG is part of the Opitutus terrae PB90-1 genome and harbors:
- a CDS encoding SDR family NAD(P)-dependent oxidoreductase, encoding MKPTHTRPEMTLITGASSGIGLALAREFARHGHPLAIVAPVEPELHEIAAKLTAEFGVTVLPIAKDLAQETAADEIFDALINAGVSIEILVNNAGLGQRGNFWETPLDRDIEILRVNIEAALRLTKRFLSPMIERKRGRILNTASIAGFEPGPLLAVYHASKAFVLSWSEALATELQDADSGVTLTTLCPGPVDTDFFPKADMVDTKVFQKGNVMSPQEVAETAYEALMKGERVIVPGAMNKAIVAGRRMMPISAQARMNEKMYEEVAPEDRKRERGDIEEKEAARRGE